ACTTCGTTTTCTCCTTGCCTCTGCTCTCGCCTTTCACTATCTTTTCAGAAGACAGGAGTCGGCTCGGCATAGTCAATGATGAAAACTTCGTTTTCTCCTTGCCTCTGCTCTCGCCTTTCACTATCTTTTCAGAAGACAGGAGTCGGCTTGGCATAGTCAATGATGAAAACTTCGTTTTCTCCTTGCCTCTGCTCTCGCCTTTCACTATCTTTGCAAACTGAATAATTGCGAGCAGAAATGTCGGAACAAACCATATCGATTAAAGGCGCCCGGGTCAATAATCTGAAAAATATTGACTTGGAGATACCCCGTAATAAACTGATTGTCATTACCGGCCTTTCGGGCTCGGGCAAGTCTTCGTTGGCATTCGATACCCTCTACGCCGAGGGACAACGCCGCTATGTCGAGAGCCTTTCGGCCTATGCCCGTCAGTTCCTCGGTCGCATGAGCAAGCCCGAGTGCGATTATATCCGCGGCATACCGCCCGCCATTGCCATCGAGCAGAAGGTAAATACCCGGAATCCCCGTTCCACGGTGGGTACTTCGTCCGAAATCTACGATTACCTGCGAATGCTCTTCGCCCGCATCGGGAAGACCTATTCTCCCGTCTCGGGAAAAGAGGTGAAGAAACACCGGGTCGAAGATGTCGTGGAGTGTGCCCAGTCTTATCCCGATGGTACGCGCATGGCTCTTTTCACCCCCGTCAAGTTCCCTGCCGACCGTGATGCCCGCACGGTACTCGATGTCTATCTCAAAGGCGGTTACAACCGCATGGAACATCACGGAGAGATTGTCCGCATTGAAGACTTGTTGCAAGGCGACGAGTCGTCGTGGCACGACGATGAACTGTTTTTGCTCATCGACCGCACGGTCGTTTCTCACACCAACGATGCCGTGAGCCGTCTTTCCGACTCTGTCGAGACCGCCTTTTATGAGGGCCATGGGGAGTGCCTGTTGCGCTTCTATACCTCGTCGGGGGTCGAGTCGCACACCTTCTCCAATCGTTTTGAGGCCGACGGTATGACGTTTGAGGAGCCGAACGATTTGATGTTCAACTTCAACAGTCCCGTGGGAGCCTGTCCCAAGTGTGAAGGATTCGGAAAAGTTATCGGTATCGACGAAGATTTGGTCATACCCAATAAGTCGCTTTCGGTTTATGACGATGCCGTCGTGTGCTGGAAGGGGGAGAAGATGAGCGAATGGAAAAAGGCCCTGATAAGTGTGGCCGAGGCGTCGCGTTTCCCGATACATCGTCCCTATTATCAACTGACCGAAGCCCAGAAGTCGCTTCTTTGGAACGGGAATGCCCTGTTCCATGGAATCAACGATTTCTTCCGCATGGTCGAAGAGAACCAGTATAAGATACAGTATCGGGTCATGTTGGCCCGCTATCGCGGGAAAACGACCTGTCCCGAGTGTCATGGAGGCCGGTTGAAGCCCGAGGCTCAGTATGTAAAAGTCGGCGGCAAGTCCATCTCACAGTTGGTCGAGATGTCCATCGGCGAGTTGAGACGCTTCTTTGGCGAACTTCAACTCGACCCATACGATGCCGCGGTGGCCAAGCGTTTGCTCACCGAGATAAACAACCGTCTCGAATTCCTTTCTGATGTCGGGCTCGACTATCTGACGCTCAATCGTCTCTCATCGA
Above is a window of Candidatus Caccoplasma merdavium DNA encoding:
- the uvrA gene encoding excinuclease ABC subunit UvrA yields the protein MSEQTISIKGARVNNLKNIDLEIPRNKLIVITGLSGSGKSSLAFDTLYAEGQRRYVESLSAYARQFLGRMSKPECDYIRGIPPAIAIEQKVNTRNPRSTVGTSSEIYDYLRMLFARIGKTYSPVSGKEVKKHRVEDVVECAQSYPDGTRMALFTPVKFPADRDARTVLDVYLKGGYNRMEHHGEIVRIEDLLQGDESSWHDDELFLLIDRTVVSHTNDAVSRLSDSVETAFYEGHGECLLRFYTSSGVESHTFSNRFEADGMTFEEPNDLMFNFNSPVGACPKCEGFGKVIGIDEDLVIPNKSLSVYDDAVVCWKGEKMSEWKKALISVAEASRFPIHRPYYQLTEAQKSLLWNGNALFHGINDFFRMVEENQYKIQYRVMLARYRGKTTCPECHGGRLKPEAQYVKVGGKSISQLVEMSIGELRRFFGELQLDPYDAAVAKRLLTEINNRLEFLSDVGLDYLTLNRLSSTLSGGESQRINLATSLGSSLVGSLYILDEPSIGLHSRDTALLVRVLRRLQQLGNTVIIVEHDEDIIRAADYIIDIGPQAGRLGGEVVYQGTFDGLEKAEHSYTAKYLTGQETIPVPAHRRLWHNYIEIEGAVHNNLKNINVRFPLYAMTVVTGVSGSGKSSLVRDVFYRSLARCYDEEGEMPGTYGRLSGDVSLMKHIEFVDQNPIGHSSRSNPATYLKAFDEIRKLFAEQQAAKQMGFSPAYFSFNVEGGRCEECKGDGTITVEMQFMADLVLPCESCHGKRFKPDILEVEYRGKNIADVLDMTVNQAVEFFSEAGGSTEKKIVRRLKPLQDVGLGYIKMGQTSSTLSGGENQRVKLAYFLSNEKQEPTIFVFDEPTTGLHIHDIKTLMAAFDALIANGHTVVIVEHNMEVIKCADHIIDMGPEGGDAGGHLVCCGTPEEVAACAGSYTGRFLREKLGLPPL